A window of Paenibacillus phoenicis genomic DNA:
GGCGGGGGGAGGTGACCCGCGTGCGGGCTCAGCCTTCAACGGGCAAGTGCTGCAGACGAAGGAATCGTATGAGCATCGGACGTTCTGTGCTTTGCTCCAATCGACGAGCATGACACATTTTGCGGTGCTGTGCGGCATCGAGCATGCTCTCAACCATGCTTACGAACTGGAAACGGTCGCGTTGGAGCAACGAGTCGAGAAGCGCTTCCATGTACAGGCCGAGGAGAACGGCACCGTCGTCCTGGATAAATTCATAACTTACTTTACCTCCAAGGATGATCCGGAGGAGAAGCTGCTGCAGCTGGCCACGGATGAGCTGGAGGCTGCCATGACGATGGGATATGCCGAGTTGGCCGCCTCGCAACAAGCCTTCTTGGATGAGTATTGGAAGACCGCAGACATCCTGGTGCAGGGGGACGCCGAGCTGCAGCAGGCGCTGCGCTTCAACGCTTACCATCTGCTGCAATCCGTTGGACGGGACGGCCGGACCAACATCGGGGCGAAAGGCATCACAGGCGAAGGCTACGACGGTCACTATTTCTGGGATACGGAAACCTATATGCTCCCGTATTTCCTGTACATTCAACCGGAGATTGCCAAGCAGCTGCTAAAATACCGGCATTACATTCTCCCTAAGGCCAAAGAACGGGCCCGGGAAATGGGCGAACAAGGTGCCCTTTACGCCTGGCGGACGATCGGCGGGGAGGAGACCTCGGCATACCCGTCCGCCAGCACGGCTCAAATCCATATCAATGCGGACATTTGCTATGCGTTGAAGAAGTACGTGGAAGTGACGGGAGACAAACCCTTCTTATATGAGGAAGGGGCGGAAATCTTATTTGAAACGTCGCGTTACTTTGCTGGGGCGGGGGCGTGGATCGAAGGCCGCGGCTTCTGCTTTACCGGCGTAACCGGGCCGGATGAATATACAACGGTCATCGATAACAATACCTATACGAATCTGATGATCAAGGATCAGCTCGAATTTGCGGTGCGAGTTGCGACGGCATTGCGGGAGGAACGTCCGGAGCGCTGGGCGGAGCTGGTTGCTACCATGGGGATCAGTGAGGAAGAAGTGAACCGGTGGAACGAAGCGGCGGCCGGCATCTACATCCATCGCCAGAACGGGTTGATCGGGCAGGACGATTCCTTCCTGAATAAGCCGGTGTGGGACTTTGCAGCAACGCCAAAAGAGCACTACCCGCTGATGATGCACTATCATAGCTTGCGGATCAACCGCCACCAAGTCCTGAAGCAAGCAGACTTGGTTATGGCGATGTATACCCAAAGCCAGCGGTTTACGATGTGGGAGAAGCAGCGGAACTATAACTATTATGAGCCGCTGACAACGCATGACTCCTCCTTGTCCACCTGTATCCACGGGATCATTGGCGCGGAGCTCGGCTATATGGACAAAGCTTATGACTTCTTCCAGCAAACGGCTCGCGTCGATCTGGACGATTATCATCTTAACGTCAAGGACGGGATCCATACCGCTTCGATGGCTGGCAGCCGGCTGATGATCGTCGACGGCTTCGCCGGGATGCGGCAGGTGGAGGGGGAGCTGCATTTTGCACCAAACATCCCTGATCAATGGACGAGCTATGCGTTTAACTTGCGGGTGGCAGGCAGCATGTTGTCCGTTCAGGTGACGAAGGACAAAACCATCTACAGGCTGGTTGAAGGCAGCCCGCTGACGATCTGCCATTTGGGCAAGCGAGTTGAGATCGACGGCGAAGTTGCGCTGCCCAACCGGGAGCTGGAGGCGGTGATCTTCGATTTGGACGGAGTTCTGACCGATACGGCTGAATTTCATTACGAGGCATGGCTGGAATTGGCCAATGAACTGGGGATTCCATTTGATAAGGAGTACAATGAAAACCTGAAGGGCGTTGACCGCCGAACCTCGCTCGAATTTCTACTGAAACGTTCGGACCGCATCTATTCGGAAGCCGATAAAGAGCGATTCATGCAGCGCAAGAACGAGCGATACCAGGAGCTGATCCGCCGCATCCGTCCAGAGCATCTGCTCCCGGGGATCAAGGAACTGCTGGAGGAGCTGAAGGCTCGCGGCATCCGAATGGCCGTCGCATCGGCAAGCCGCAACGCCCCGGCTATTCTGCAATCGCTGGGCATTACCGGCTACTTCGACGAGATCGTAGATGCCGGCATTCTGGAACGGGGCAAACCCGATCCGGAAATCTTCCTGCGCGCAGCCGAGGCGCTGGGCGTTCCGCCGAGAAATTGTCTCGGCATCGAGGATGCATACTCCGGCATCGCCGCGATCCGGGATGCCAATATGGTAGCCATCGGCATTGGCGACCCCGGGAATCTGGGCAATGCCCACCGAGTGCTCGAATCCACAGGGCTGCTCAACTTCGAACTATTATCCGATACGTATCATTCCATCACTCATTAACGAAAACCGGCATCCTCCTCGGGTGCCGGTTTTTTGTATAAACCCCGCCATGCTGCGGAATCTTAAAGGAAAATGATTGAAATCGAGGGGATGTTTGTGAAGCGTTCCGAAAAAAAGCTGGACCGGGGACAGGCGACCCTGGATCTAGCTTCAAACGGGGCAACGGCAGAGCAACAATACAGAGAATGAGTTTAGCATCATGGGGCCGAAGCTTGGATTTGTGCTTTAGACAAGCGGTGATCCGCGCCGTCCCCTCTAGGATTTGAACCCGCCGGACAGGTGTTTCTCCGTCAGAATGGCCAGCATTTGGATGCCAACTTCGTTATGCCCGCCTTCGGGGATAATGAGGTCGGCATATTTTTTTGACGGCTCAATAAATGCTTCATGCATCGGCTTCACCGTTGCCAGGTACTGCTGGTGGATGGAATGGATCGAGCGGCCGCGTTCTTCCATGTCGCGCAGTACGCGCCGAAGGATGCGCACGTCGGAGTCGGTGTCCACGAACACCTTGATGTCGAGCATCTCCCGCAGCTTCTCGTCATACAGGACGAAGAGTCCCTCGACGATAATGATGTTATTGGGCAACAGCTTGATCGTCTTATCAGAACGGGTATGCTTCGTAAAATCGTACACCGGAGCATAGGCGGCTTGTCCGTTCTTGAGCTGGTTCAGATGCTCCACCAACAGCTCGTTATCGAAGGCGAAGGGATGGTCGTAGTTCGTCTTTTCCCGTTCGGCCATGCTGAGGTGCGATTGGTCTTTATAGTAGTTGTCTTGCGAAATAAACGTAACTTTATCGGTGTCCAGCTGGCCGATAACCGAGCGGGCCACCGTCGTTTTCCCGGACCCGGTGCCGCCGGCGATACCTATAATTAACATGAAATGAAATACCCTCCTAGAATGACATCCCTCTAAACGTTCCCGTTTAACATCTCAGTATTGTAGCATAGCCCGGGCATTTTTTCATCTTCATGCAGCTTGCTCAGGGTCCTTCATATTATGGCAATTTTGTGGCGGGATATCGATGTGTACTGTTGCTTATTTTTTCTCATAATTTCCTGTGGATTCGGTTTACAATAATGGTAAGTTCATGTCTATCAAATTCAAGTAAAGAGGTGCTGCTGCATGTGGCATACAAAAACCCGGGAGGCCGTCCTGCAAGAGCTGCAGGTGGATCCCGCTGCCGGACTGTCTTCGGAAGAAGCCGGGAAGCGCCTGTCTAAGTACGGGCCAAATCAGATTAAAGGCAAGCCGAAGCCGGGCTTATGGTCGCTCTTCTTCGCTCAGTTGAGGGATATGCTGATTTATGTGCTGCTGGCTGCCGCCATCGTTACGCTGATTGTCGGAGAATACATGGATGCCATCATCATCTTGGCTGTTGTCCTGTTGAACGCGATCATCGGAGTCATTCAGGAACAGAAAGCGGAGAAAGCGATTGAGGCGCTGCAGCAAATGACCACCCCCAAAACGCTGGTAAGGCGTGACGGCAATGTGAAGGAGATCGATTCCGGGGAAATCGTTCCAGGCGATATCGTGATCCTGGATGCCGGACGATTCGTCCCAGCCGACCTGAGGCTGCTTGACAGCGCCAACCTGCAAATTGAGGAATCCGCGCTGACC
This region includes:
- the pgmB gene encoding beta-phosphoglucomutase, giving the protein MRSGQVIYPFEPWTVTESSFDVETNQRDETVFAVGNGYIGIRGNFEEGYDGPPGTSLHGTYLNGFYDSSPIAYPKARHYGHPQLHQTMLNVTDGKIIELYVDGEKFSLFAERISDYSRRLDMRKGTVVRTQVWETTTGKQLRIRIERFAALSRKHLAAIRYEVTPLNFSGEILLVSAVDGRVANQAGGGDPRAGSAFNGQVLQTKESYEHRTFCALLQSTSMTHFAVLCGIEHALNHAYELETVALEQRVEKRFHVQAEENGTVVLDKFITYFTSKDDPEEKLLQLATDELEAAMTMGYAELAASQQAFLDEYWKTADILVQGDAELQQALRFNAYHLLQSVGRDGRTNIGAKGITGEGYDGHYFWDTETYMLPYFLYIQPEIAKQLLKYRHYILPKAKERAREMGEQGALYAWRTIGGEETSAYPSASTAQIHINADICYALKKYVEVTGDKPFLYEEGAEILFETSRYFAGAGAWIEGRGFCFTGVTGPDEYTTVIDNNTYTNLMIKDQLEFAVRVATALREERPERWAELVATMGISEEEVNRWNEAAAGIYIHRQNGLIGQDDSFLNKPVWDFAATPKEHYPLMMHYHSLRINRHQVLKQADLVMAMYTQSQRFTMWEKQRNYNYYEPLTTHDSSLSTCIHGIIGAELGYMDKAYDFFQQTARVDLDDYHLNVKDGIHTASMAGSRLMIVDGFAGMRQVEGELHFAPNIPDQWTSYAFNLRVAGSMLSVQVTKDKTIYRLVEGSPLTICHLGKRVEIDGEVALPNRELEAVIFDLDGVLTDTAEFHYEAWLELANELGIPFDKEYNENLKGVDRRTSLEFLLKRSDRIYSEADKERFMQRKNERYQELIRRIRPEHLLPGIKELLEELKARGIRMAVASASRNAPAILQSLGITGYFDEIVDAGILERGKPDPEIFLRAAEALGVPPRNCLGIEDAYSGIAAIRDANMVAIGIGDPGNLGNAHRVLESTGLLNFELLSDTYHSITH
- the udk gene encoding uridine kinase, with the translated sequence MLIIGIAGGTGSGKTTVARSVIGQLDTDKVTFISQDNYYKDQSHLSMAEREKTNYDHPFAFDNELLVEHLNQLKNGQAAYAPVYDFTKHTRSDKTIKLLPNNIIIVEGLFVLYDEKLREMLDIKVFVDTDSDVRILRRVLRDMEERGRSIHSIHQQYLATVKPMHEAFIEPSKKYADLIIPEGGHNEVGIQMLAILTEKHLSGGFKS